A window of Citrus sinensis cultivar Valencia sweet orange chromosome 7, DVS_A1.0, whole genome shotgun sequence contains these coding sequences:
- the LOC102620953 gene encoding calcium-dependent protein kinase 28-like isoform X2 encodes MGICLSTTKVSGSNSGSNNNNANHHRNANKEEAKRRHNHHARNDTTHKHQHQHQERAKNYQQLKAKQHQKTNSRRQTGVIPCGKRTDFGYDKDFDRRYTIGKLLGHGQFGYTYVATDKANGDRVAVKKIEKNKMILPIAVEDVKREVKILQALAGHENVVKFYNAFEDDNYVYIAMELCEGGELLDRILAKMISITLTSAWFLAIRKDSRYTEKDAAVVVRQMLRVAAECHLHGLVHRDMKPENFLFKSAKEDSSLKATDFGLSDFIKPGKKFQDIVGSAYYVAPEVLKRKSGPESDVWSIGVITYILLCGRRPFWDKTEDGIFKEVLRNKPDFRRKPWPSISNSAKDFVKKLLVKDPRARLTAAQALSHPWVREGGDASEIPIDISVLNNMRQFVKYSRLKQFALRALASTLDDEELADLRDQFDAIDVDKNGSISLEEMRQALAKDLPWKLKESRVLEILQAIDCNTDGLVDFSEFVAATLHVHQLEEHDSEKWHLRSQAAFEKFDIDRDGFITPEELRMHTGLKGSIDPLLEEADIDKDGRISLSEFRRLLRTASISSRNVPPSPSGHRNPRKL; translated from the exons ATGGGTATCTGTCTCTCCACGACCAAAGTGAGTGGCTCTAACAGCGGCAGTAACAACAACAACGCTAATCATCATCGAAACGCAAATAAAGAAGAGGCAAAACGACGTCACAATCATCATGCAAGAAATGATACAACCCACAAACACCAACATCAACATCAAGAACGTGCTAAGAATTACCAGCAGCTCAAGGCCAAACAACACCAAAAGACCAATTCTAGAAGGCAAACTGGGGTGATCCCATGTGGCAAACGTACAGATTTTGGATATGATAAAGATTTTGATAGGAGATACACGATCGGGAAATTGCTTGGACATGGTCAATTTGGTTACACCTATGTTGCCACCGACAAGGCCAATGGAGATCGTGTTGCCGTTAAGAAAATTGAGAAGAATAAG ATGATTCTTCCTATTGCTGTTGAGGATGTCAAGCGAGAGGTTAAGATATTGCAGGCCCTTGCAGGCCATGAGAATGTAGTTAAGTTTTACAATGCATTTGAGGATGATAACTATGTATATATAGCAATGGA GTTATGTGAGGGTGGTGAATTGCTGGATAGGATATTGGCCAA GATGATTAGCATTACTCTTACTTCTGCTTGGTTTCTTGCAATCAGAAAGGACAGTCGTTACACTGAGAAAGACGCAGCGGTAGTTGTACGGCAGATGCTCAGAGTTGCAGCTGAGTGTCATTTACATGGTCTGGTGCATCGGGACATGAAACCAGAG aattttcttttcaaatcaGCCAAAGAGGATTCATCTCTGAAGGCTACTGACTTTGGTTTGTCAGACTTCATAAAACCAG GGAAGAAGTTTCAAGACATTGTTGGCAGTGCCTATTATGTTGCTCCGGAAGTATTGAAACGCAAGTCAGGACCCGAATCAGATGTCTGGAGTATTGGTGTAATTACCTACATTTTGCTCTGTGGAAGGCGTCCCTTTTGGGATAAGACTGAGGACGGTATATTTAAGGAG GTTTTGAGGAACAAGCCTGATTTTCGTCGCAAACCCTGGCCAAGCATAAGTAACAGTGCCAAAGATTTTGTGAAGAAGTTATTGGTGAAGGATCCTCGAGCAAGACTTACAGCTGCTCAAGCCCTAT CACACCCATGGGTTAGAGAAGGAGGAGATGCATCTGAGATCCCTATTGATATATCTGTTTTGAATAACATGAGGCAATTTGTGAAGTACAGTCGTTTGAAACAGTTTGCTCTAAGG GCATTGGCTAGCACACTTGATGATGAGGAGCTTGCTGATCTTCGGGATCAATTTGATGCAATTGATGTGGACAAAAATGGTTCTATTAGTCTTGAAGAGATGAGACAG GCCCTTGCTAAAGATCTTCCTTGGAAGCTGAAGGAATCACGTGTTTTAGAGATTCTTCAAGCG ATTGACTGCAACACAGATGGGCTTGTGGATTTTAGTGAATTTGTTGCAGCTACCCTGCATGTGCATCAATTGGAGGAGCATGATTCTGAGAAGTGGCATTTACGGTCACAGGctgcttttgaaaaatttgacaTTGATAGAGATGGGTTTATTACACCCGAGGAACTAAGAATG CACACAGGTTTAAAAGGCTCCATTGACCCACTTCTTGAGGAGGCAGATATTGACAAAGATGGTAGAATAAGTCTTTCGGAATTCCGTAGGCTTTTAAGAACTGCAAGCATTAGTTCTCGAAATGTGCCTCCTAGCCCATCTGGTCATCGGAATCCCAGGAAATTGTAG
- the LOC102620953 gene encoding calcium-dependent protein kinase 28-like isoform X6: MIKILIGDTRSGNCLDMVNLVTPMLPPTRPMEIVLPLRKLRRIRLCEGGELLDRILAKKDSRYTEKDAAVVVRQMLRVAAECHLHGLVHRDMKPENFLFKSAKEDSSLKATDFGLSDFIKPGKKFQDIVGSAYYVAPEVLKRKSGPESDVWSIGVITYILLCGRRPFWDKTEDGIFKEVLRNKPDFRRKPWPSISNSAKDFVKKLLVKDPRARLTAAQALSHPWVREGGDASEIPIDISVLNNMRQFVKYSRLKQFALRALASTLDDEELADLRDQFDAIDVDKNGSISLEEMRQALAKDLPWKLKESRVLEILQAIDCNTDGLVDFSEFVAATLHVHQLEEHDSEKWHLRSQAAFEKFDIDRDGFITPEELRMHTGLKGSIDPLLEEADIDKDGRISLSEFRRLLRTASISSRNVPPSPSGHRNPRKL; encoded by the exons ATGATAAAGATTTTGATAGGAGATACACGATCGGGAAATTGCTTGGACATGGTCAATTTGGTTACACCTATGTTGCCACCGACAAGGCCAATGGAGATCGTGTTGCCGTTAAGAAAATTGAGAAGAATAAG GTTATGTGAGGGTGGTGAATTGCTGGATAGGATATTGGCCAA AAAGGACAGTCGTTACACTGAGAAAGACGCAGCGGTAGTTGTACGGCAGATGCTCAGAGTTGCAGCTGAGTGTCATTTACATGGTCTGGTGCATCGGGACATGAAACCAGAG aattttcttttcaaatcaGCCAAAGAGGATTCATCTCTGAAGGCTACTGACTTTGGTTTGTCAGACTTCATAAAACCAG GGAAGAAGTTTCAAGACATTGTTGGCAGTGCCTATTATGTTGCTCCGGAAGTATTGAAACGCAAGTCAGGACCCGAATCAGATGTCTGGAGTATTGGTGTAATTACCTACATTTTGCTCTGTGGAAGGCGTCCCTTTTGGGATAAGACTGAGGACGGTATATTTAAGGAG GTTTTGAGGAACAAGCCTGATTTTCGTCGCAAACCCTGGCCAAGCATAAGTAACAGTGCCAAAGATTTTGTGAAGAAGTTATTGGTGAAGGATCCTCGAGCAAGACTTACAGCTGCTCAAGCCCTAT CACACCCATGGGTTAGAGAAGGAGGAGATGCATCTGAGATCCCTATTGATATATCTGTTTTGAATAACATGAGGCAATTTGTGAAGTACAGTCGTTTGAAACAGTTTGCTCTAAGG GCATTGGCTAGCACACTTGATGATGAGGAGCTTGCTGATCTTCGGGATCAATTTGATGCAATTGATGTGGACAAAAATGGTTCTATTAGTCTTGAAGAGATGAGACAG GCCCTTGCTAAAGATCTTCCTTGGAAGCTGAAGGAATCACGTGTTTTAGAGATTCTTCAAGCG ATTGACTGCAACACAGATGGGCTTGTGGATTTTAGTGAATTTGTTGCAGCTACCCTGCATGTGCATCAATTGGAGGAGCATGATTCTGAGAAGTGGCATTTACGGTCACAGGctgcttttgaaaaatttgacaTTGATAGAGATGGGTTTATTACACCCGAGGAACTAAGAATG CACACAGGTTTAAAAGGCTCCATTGACCCACTTCTTGAGGAGGCAGATATTGACAAAGATGGTAGAATAAGTCTTTCGGAATTCCGTAGGCTTTTAAGAACTGCAAGCATTAGTTCTCGAAATGTGCCTCCTAGCCCATCTGGTCATCGGAATCCCAGGAAATTGTAG
- the LOC102620953 gene encoding calcium-dependent protein kinase 28-like isoform X3, translating into MGICLSTTKVSGSNSGSNNNNANHHRNANKEEAKRRHNHHARNDTTHKHQHQHQERAKNYQQLKAKQHQKTNSRRQTGVIPCGKRTDFGYDKDFDRRYTIGKLLGHGQFGYTYVATDKANGDRVAVKKIEKNKILIRVVSFQDLKMILPIAVEDVKREVKILQALAGHENVVKFYNAFEDDNYVYIAMELCEGGELLDRILAKKDSRYTEKDAAVVVRQMLRVAAECHLHGLVHRDMKPENFLFKSAKEDSSLKATDFGLSDFIKPGKKFQDIVGSAYYVAPEVLKRKSGPESDVWSIGVITYILLCGRRPFWDKTEDGIFKEVLRNKPDFRRKPWPSISNSAKDFVKKLLVKDPRARLTAAQALSHPWVREGGDASEIPIDISVLNNMRQFVKYSRLKQFALRALASTLDDEELADLRDQFDAIDVDKNGSISLEEMRQALAKDLPWKLKESRVLEILQAIDCNTDGLVDFSEFVAATLHVHQLEEHDSEKWHLRSQAAFEKFDIDRDGFITPEELRMHTGLKGSIDPLLEEADIDKDGRISLSEFRRLLRTASISSRNVPPSPSGHRNPRKL; encoded by the exons ATGGGTATCTGTCTCTCCACGACCAAAGTGAGTGGCTCTAACAGCGGCAGTAACAACAACAACGCTAATCATCATCGAAACGCAAATAAAGAAGAGGCAAAACGACGTCACAATCATCATGCAAGAAATGATACAACCCACAAACACCAACATCAACATCAAGAACGTGCTAAGAATTACCAGCAGCTCAAGGCCAAACAACACCAAAAGACCAATTCTAGAAGGCAAACTGGGGTGATCCCATGTGGCAAACGTACAGATTTTGGATATGATAAAGATTTTGATAGGAGATACACGATCGGGAAATTGCTTGGACATGGTCAATTTGGTTACACCTATGTTGCCACCGACAAGGCCAATGGAGATCGTGTTGCCGTTAAGAAAATTGAGAAGAATAAG ATCCTAATTCGGGTGGTTTCATTTCAGGACTTGAAg ATGATTCTTCCTATTGCTGTTGAGGATGTCAAGCGAGAGGTTAAGATATTGCAGGCCCTTGCAGGCCATGAGAATGTAGTTAAGTTTTACAATGCATTTGAGGATGATAACTATGTATATATAGCAATGGA GTTATGTGAGGGTGGTGAATTGCTGGATAGGATATTGGCCAA AAAGGACAGTCGTTACACTGAGAAAGACGCAGCGGTAGTTGTACGGCAGATGCTCAGAGTTGCAGCTGAGTGTCATTTACATGGTCTGGTGCATCGGGACATGAAACCAGAG aattttcttttcaaatcaGCCAAAGAGGATTCATCTCTGAAGGCTACTGACTTTGGTTTGTCAGACTTCATAAAACCAG GGAAGAAGTTTCAAGACATTGTTGGCAGTGCCTATTATGTTGCTCCGGAAGTATTGAAACGCAAGTCAGGACCCGAATCAGATGTCTGGAGTATTGGTGTAATTACCTACATTTTGCTCTGTGGAAGGCGTCCCTTTTGGGATAAGACTGAGGACGGTATATTTAAGGAG GTTTTGAGGAACAAGCCTGATTTTCGTCGCAAACCCTGGCCAAGCATAAGTAACAGTGCCAAAGATTTTGTGAAGAAGTTATTGGTGAAGGATCCTCGAGCAAGACTTACAGCTGCTCAAGCCCTAT CACACCCATGGGTTAGAGAAGGAGGAGATGCATCTGAGATCCCTATTGATATATCTGTTTTGAATAACATGAGGCAATTTGTGAAGTACAGTCGTTTGAAACAGTTTGCTCTAAGG GCATTGGCTAGCACACTTGATGATGAGGAGCTTGCTGATCTTCGGGATCAATTTGATGCAATTGATGTGGACAAAAATGGTTCTATTAGTCTTGAAGAGATGAGACAG GCCCTTGCTAAAGATCTTCCTTGGAAGCTGAAGGAATCACGTGTTTTAGAGATTCTTCAAGCG ATTGACTGCAACACAGATGGGCTTGTGGATTTTAGTGAATTTGTTGCAGCTACCCTGCATGTGCATCAATTGGAGGAGCATGATTCTGAGAAGTGGCATTTACGGTCACAGGctgcttttgaaaaatttgacaTTGATAGAGATGGGTTTATTACACCCGAGGAACTAAGAATG CACACAGGTTTAAAAGGCTCCATTGACCCACTTCTTGAGGAGGCAGATATTGACAAAGATGGTAGAATAAGTCTTTCGGAATTCCGTAGGCTTTTAAGAACTGCAAGCATTAGTTCTCGAAATGTGCCTCCTAGCCCATCTGGTCATCGGAATCCCAGGAAATTGTAG
- the LOC102620953 gene encoding calcium-dependent protein kinase 28-like isoform X1, which translates to MGICLSTTKVSGSNSGSNNNNANHHRNANKEEAKRRHNHHARNDTTHKHQHQHQERAKNYQQLKAKQHQKTNSRRQTGVIPCGKRTDFGYDKDFDRRYTIGKLLGHGQFGYTYVATDKANGDRVAVKKIEKNKILIRVVSFQDLKMILPIAVEDVKREVKILQALAGHENVVKFYNAFEDDNYVYIAMELCEGGELLDRILAKMISITLTSAWFLAIRKDSRYTEKDAAVVVRQMLRVAAECHLHGLVHRDMKPENFLFKSAKEDSSLKATDFGLSDFIKPGKKFQDIVGSAYYVAPEVLKRKSGPESDVWSIGVITYILLCGRRPFWDKTEDGIFKEVLRNKPDFRRKPWPSISNSAKDFVKKLLVKDPRARLTAAQALSHPWVREGGDASEIPIDISVLNNMRQFVKYSRLKQFALRALASTLDDEELADLRDQFDAIDVDKNGSISLEEMRQALAKDLPWKLKESRVLEILQAIDCNTDGLVDFSEFVAATLHVHQLEEHDSEKWHLRSQAAFEKFDIDRDGFITPEELRMHTGLKGSIDPLLEEADIDKDGRISLSEFRRLLRTASISSRNVPPSPSGHRNPRKL; encoded by the exons ATGGGTATCTGTCTCTCCACGACCAAAGTGAGTGGCTCTAACAGCGGCAGTAACAACAACAACGCTAATCATCATCGAAACGCAAATAAAGAAGAGGCAAAACGACGTCACAATCATCATGCAAGAAATGATACAACCCACAAACACCAACATCAACATCAAGAACGTGCTAAGAATTACCAGCAGCTCAAGGCCAAACAACACCAAAAGACCAATTCTAGAAGGCAAACTGGGGTGATCCCATGTGGCAAACGTACAGATTTTGGATATGATAAAGATTTTGATAGGAGATACACGATCGGGAAATTGCTTGGACATGGTCAATTTGGTTACACCTATGTTGCCACCGACAAGGCCAATGGAGATCGTGTTGCCGTTAAGAAAATTGAGAAGAATAAG ATCCTAATTCGGGTGGTTTCATTTCAGGACTTGAAg ATGATTCTTCCTATTGCTGTTGAGGATGTCAAGCGAGAGGTTAAGATATTGCAGGCCCTTGCAGGCCATGAGAATGTAGTTAAGTTTTACAATGCATTTGAGGATGATAACTATGTATATATAGCAATGGA GTTATGTGAGGGTGGTGAATTGCTGGATAGGATATTGGCCAA GATGATTAGCATTACTCTTACTTCTGCTTGGTTTCTTGCAATCAGAAAGGACAGTCGTTACACTGAGAAAGACGCAGCGGTAGTTGTACGGCAGATGCTCAGAGTTGCAGCTGAGTGTCATTTACATGGTCTGGTGCATCGGGACATGAAACCAGAG aattttcttttcaaatcaGCCAAAGAGGATTCATCTCTGAAGGCTACTGACTTTGGTTTGTCAGACTTCATAAAACCAG GGAAGAAGTTTCAAGACATTGTTGGCAGTGCCTATTATGTTGCTCCGGAAGTATTGAAACGCAAGTCAGGACCCGAATCAGATGTCTGGAGTATTGGTGTAATTACCTACATTTTGCTCTGTGGAAGGCGTCCCTTTTGGGATAAGACTGAGGACGGTATATTTAAGGAG GTTTTGAGGAACAAGCCTGATTTTCGTCGCAAACCCTGGCCAAGCATAAGTAACAGTGCCAAAGATTTTGTGAAGAAGTTATTGGTGAAGGATCCTCGAGCAAGACTTACAGCTGCTCAAGCCCTAT CACACCCATGGGTTAGAGAAGGAGGAGATGCATCTGAGATCCCTATTGATATATCTGTTTTGAATAACATGAGGCAATTTGTGAAGTACAGTCGTTTGAAACAGTTTGCTCTAAGG GCATTGGCTAGCACACTTGATGATGAGGAGCTTGCTGATCTTCGGGATCAATTTGATGCAATTGATGTGGACAAAAATGGTTCTATTAGTCTTGAAGAGATGAGACAG GCCCTTGCTAAAGATCTTCCTTGGAAGCTGAAGGAATCACGTGTTTTAGAGATTCTTCAAGCG ATTGACTGCAACACAGATGGGCTTGTGGATTTTAGTGAATTTGTTGCAGCTACCCTGCATGTGCATCAATTGGAGGAGCATGATTCTGAGAAGTGGCATTTACGGTCACAGGctgcttttgaaaaatttgacaTTGATAGAGATGGGTTTATTACACCCGAGGAACTAAGAATG CACACAGGTTTAAAAGGCTCCATTGACCCACTTCTTGAGGAGGCAGATATTGACAAAGATGGTAGAATAAGTCTTTCGGAATTCCGTAGGCTTTTAAGAACTGCAAGCATTAGTTCTCGAAATGTGCCTCCTAGCCCATCTGGTCATCGGAATCCCAGGAAATTGTAG
- the LOC102620953 gene encoding calcium-dependent protein kinase 16-like isoform X5: protein MIKILIGDTRSGNCLDMVNLVTPMLPPTRPMEIVLPLRKLRRIRLCEGGELLDRILAKMISITLTSAWFLAIRKDSRYTEKDAAVVVRQMLRVAAECHLHGLVHRDMKPENFLFKSAKEDSSLKATDFGLSDFIKPGKKFQDIVGSAYYVAPEVLKRKSGPESDVWSIGVITYILLCGRRPFWDKTEDGIFKEVLRNKPDFRRKPWPSISNSAKDFVKKLLVKDPRARLTAAQALSHPWVREGGDASEIPIDISVLNNMRQFVKYSRLKQFALRALASTLDDEELADLRDQFDAIDVDKNGSISLEEMRQALAKDLPWKLKESRVLEILQAIDCNTDGLVDFSEFVAATLHVHQLEEHDSEKWHLRSQAAFEKFDIDRDGFITPEELRMHTGLKGSIDPLLEEADIDKDGRISLSEFRRLLRTASISSRNVPPSPSGHRNPRKL, encoded by the exons ATGATAAAGATTTTGATAGGAGATACACGATCGGGAAATTGCTTGGACATGGTCAATTTGGTTACACCTATGTTGCCACCGACAAGGCCAATGGAGATCGTGTTGCCGTTAAGAAAATTGAGAAGAATAAG GTTATGTGAGGGTGGTGAATTGCTGGATAGGATATTGGCCAA GATGATTAGCATTACTCTTACTTCTGCTTGGTTTCTTGCAATCAGAAAGGACAGTCGTTACACTGAGAAAGACGCAGCGGTAGTTGTACGGCAGATGCTCAGAGTTGCAGCTGAGTGTCATTTACATGGTCTGGTGCATCGGGACATGAAACCAGAG aattttcttttcaaatcaGCCAAAGAGGATTCATCTCTGAAGGCTACTGACTTTGGTTTGTCAGACTTCATAAAACCAG GGAAGAAGTTTCAAGACATTGTTGGCAGTGCCTATTATGTTGCTCCGGAAGTATTGAAACGCAAGTCAGGACCCGAATCAGATGTCTGGAGTATTGGTGTAATTACCTACATTTTGCTCTGTGGAAGGCGTCCCTTTTGGGATAAGACTGAGGACGGTATATTTAAGGAG GTTTTGAGGAACAAGCCTGATTTTCGTCGCAAACCCTGGCCAAGCATAAGTAACAGTGCCAAAGATTTTGTGAAGAAGTTATTGGTGAAGGATCCTCGAGCAAGACTTACAGCTGCTCAAGCCCTAT CACACCCATGGGTTAGAGAAGGAGGAGATGCATCTGAGATCCCTATTGATATATCTGTTTTGAATAACATGAGGCAATTTGTGAAGTACAGTCGTTTGAAACAGTTTGCTCTAAGG GCATTGGCTAGCACACTTGATGATGAGGAGCTTGCTGATCTTCGGGATCAATTTGATGCAATTGATGTGGACAAAAATGGTTCTATTAGTCTTGAAGAGATGAGACAG GCCCTTGCTAAAGATCTTCCTTGGAAGCTGAAGGAATCACGTGTTTTAGAGATTCTTCAAGCG ATTGACTGCAACACAGATGGGCTTGTGGATTTTAGTGAATTTGTTGCAGCTACCCTGCATGTGCATCAATTGGAGGAGCATGATTCTGAGAAGTGGCATTTACGGTCACAGGctgcttttgaaaaatttgacaTTGATAGAGATGGGTTTATTACACCCGAGGAACTAAGAATG CACACAGGTTTAAAAGGCTCCATTGACCCACTTCTTGAGGAGGCAGATATTGACAAAGATGGTAGAATAAGTCTTTCGGAATTCCGTAGGCTTTTAAGAACTGCAAGCATTAGTTCTCGAAATGTGCCTCCTAGCCCATCTGGTCATCGGAATCCCAGGAAATTGTAG
- the LOC102620953 gene encoding calcium-dependent protein kinase 28-like isoform X4: MGICLSTTKVSGSNSGSNNNNANHHRNANKEEAKRRHNHHARNDTTHKHQHQHQERAKNYQQLKAKQHQKTNSRRQTGVIPCGKRTDFGYDKDFDRRYTIGKLLGHGQFGYTYVATDKANGDRVAVKKIEKNKMILPIAVEDVKREVKILQALAGHENVVKFYNAFEDDNYVYIAMELCEGGELLDRILAKKDSRYTEKDAAVVVRQMLRVAAECHLHGLVHRDMKPENFLFKSAKEDSSLKATDFGLSDFIKPGKKFQDIVGSAYYVAPEVLKRKSGPESDVWSIGVITYILLCGRRPFWDKTEDGIFKEVLRNKPDFRRKPWPSISNSAKDFVKKLLVKDPRARLTAAQALSHPWVREGGDASEIPIDISVLNNMRQFVKYSRLKQFALRALASTLDDEELADLRDQFDAIDVDKNGSISLEEMRQALAKDLPWKLKESRVLEILQAIDCNTDGLVDFSEFVAATLHVHQLEEHDSEKWHLRSQAAFEKFDIDRDGFITPEELRMHTGLKGSIDPLLEEADIDKDGRISLSEFRRLLRTASISSRNVPPSPSGHRNPRKL, encoded by the exons ATGGGTATCTGTCTCTCCACGACCAAAGTGAGTGGCTCTAACAGCGGCAGTAACAACAACAACGCTAATCATCATCGAAACGCAAATAAAGAAGAGGCAAAACGACGTCACAATCATCATGCAAGAAATGATACAACCCACAAACACCAACATCAACATCAAGAACGTGCTAAGAATTACCAGCAGCTCAAGGCCAAACAACACCAAAAGACCAATTCTAGAAGGCAAACTGGGGTGATCCCATGTGGCAAACGTACAGATTTTGGATATGATAAAGATTTTGATAGGAGATACACGATCGGGAAATTGCTTGGACATGGTCAATTTGGTTACACCTATGTTGCCACCGACAAGGCCAATGGAGATCGTGTTGCCGTTAAGAAAATTGAGAAGAATAAG ATGATTCTTCCTATTGCTGTTGAGGATGTCAAGCGAGAGGTTAAGATATTGCAGGCCCTTGCAGGCCATGAGAATGTAGTTAAGTTTTACAATGCATTTGAGGATGATAACTATGTATATATAGCAATGGA GTTATGTGAGGGTGGTGAATTGCTGGATAGGATATTGGCCAA AAAGGACAGTCGTTACACTGAGAAAGACGCAGCGGTAGTTGTACGGCAGATGCTCAGAGTTGCAGCTGAGTGTCATTTACATGGTCTGGTGCATCGGGACATGAAACCAGAG aattttcttttcaaatcaGCCAAAGAGGATTCATCTCTGAAGGCTACTGACTTTGGTTTGTCAGACTTCATAAAACCAG GGAAGAAGTTTCAAGACATTGTTGGCAGTGCCTATTATGTTGCTCCGGAAGTATTGAAACGCAAGTCAGGACCCGAATCAGATGTCTGGAGTATTGGTGTAATTACCTACATTTTGCTCTGTGGAAGGCGTCCCTTTTGGGATAAGACTGAGGACGGTATATTTAAGGAG GTTTTGAGGAACAAGCCTGATTTTCGTCGCAAACCCTGGCCAAGCATAAGTAACAGTGCCAAAGATTTTGTGAAGAAGTTATTGGTGAAGGATCCTCGAGCAAGACTTACAGCTGCTCAAGCCCTAT CACACCCATGGGTTAGAGAAGGAGGAGATGCATCTGAGATCCCTATTGATATATCTGTTTTGAATAACATGAGGCAATTTGTGAAGTACAGTCGTTTGAAACAGTTTGCTCTAAGG GCATTGGCTAGCACACTTGATGATGAGGAGCTTGCTGATCTTCGGGATCAATTTGATGCAATTGATGTGGACAAAAATGGTTCTATTAGTCTTGAAGAGATGAGACAG GCCCTTGCTAAAGATCTTCCTTGGAAGCTGAAGGAATCACGTGTTTTAGAGATTCTTCAAGCG ATTGACTGCAACACAGATGGGCTTGTGGATTTTAGTGAATTTGTTGCAGCTACCCTGCATGTGCATCAATTGGAGGAGCATGATTCTGAGAAGTGGCATTTACGGTCACAGGctgcttttgaaaaatttgacaTTGATAGAGATGGGTTTATTACACCCGAGGAACTAAGAATG CACACAGGTTTAAAAGGCTCCATTGACCCACTTCTTGAGGAGGCAGATATTGACAAAGATGGTAGAATAAGTCTTTCGGAATTCCGTAGGCTTTTAAGAACTGCAAGCATTAGTTCTCGAAATGTGCCTCCTAGCCCATCTGGTCATCGGAATCCCAGGAAATTGTAG
- the LOC102628477 gene encoding F-box/kelch-repeat protein At3g06240-like → MAKRNGNFPEDVMIEVLSRLSVKSLLRFKCVCSEWCSLFENPSFISKHLRNDNNDRLFITYMVTDDEDDYSYPTDSFCLFPDGTLTDISLVDLDFQQPMREFLGGPFDGIFCIHGPKNDRLILCNLATKESRTLPKRRVVFPRFCSISDTIMGFGLDIMSNDYKLAMIHTLWDEKRQELYEFAHVAIYNLRTNSWRDFKSFKSDHYVMSFWSGSLYLDGVCYWLSRFRNNDHAVILSFHLGNDVFEEVQEPHIPESKPTILGIYNHSLCVLLSHNIENYYDIWVMKDKCWIKQLSIGPFVGVQRPLGFWKKGAFFVVSTSGQLLLYDPNTQEMRDLRVTCFDVSVHIYKESLIRLKGGDNLLDFDIPWHVLGIYQTNSC, encoded by the coding sequence ATGGCGAAACGTAACGGAAATTTTCCGGAGGATGTTATGATTGAAGTTCTATCAAGATTGTCCGTGAAATCTTTATTAAGATTCAAGTGCGTGTGCAGCGAGTGGTgctctttatttgaaaatccTAGTTTCATTTCCAAGCACCTAAGAAATGATAACAACGATCGTCTGTTTATCACTTATATGGTTACGGATGACGAAGATGATTACAGCTATCCAACAGATTCGTTTTGTTTGTTCCCTGATGGAACACTAACAGACATATCATTGGTAGATCTTGATTTTCAACAACCAATGCGCGAATTTCTTGGGGGTCCTTTTGATGGTATATTTTGTATACATGGACCAAAGAATGATCGATTAATTCTATGTAATTTGGCAACCAAAGAGTCCAGAACTCTTCCAAAACGTAGAGTTGTATTTCCTCGCTTTTGCAGCATTTCTGATACTATTATGGGATTTGGATTGGATATTATGAGTAATGACTACAAATTAGCTATGATACACACGTTGTGGGATGAAAAGAGACAGGAACTATACGAATTTGCGCATGTTGCCATATATAATCTTCGTACTAACTCTTGGAGAGATTTCAAGTCCTTCAAATCAGATCACTACGTTATGAGTTTTTGGTCTGGTAGCTTGTATTTGGACGGGGTTTGTTACTGGTTATCTAGATTCCGAAACAACGACCACGCAGTGATTCTTTCATTTCATCTGGGTAATGATGTATTTGAAGAAGTTCAGGAGCCGCACATTCCCGAATCAAAACCAACGATTCTTGGGatatataatcattctctCTGCGTACTTCTCTCACATAATATCGAGAACTATTATGACATATGGGTAATGAAAGATAAATGTTGGATCAAGCAATTGTCTATAGGACCTTTTGTTGGAGTGCAAAGGCCACTTGGGTTTTGGAAAAAAGGAGCATTTTTTGTAGTTTCTACCAGTGGACAGTTACTCTTATACGACCCCAATACACAAGAAATGAGAGATCTCAGAGTCACGTGTTTTGATGTTTCGGTTCATATCTACAAGGAGAGTCTAATTAGGCTCAAGGGAGGAGATAATTTGTTGGATTTTGACATTCCATGGCATGTCTTGGGAATTTATCAAACTAATTCCTGTTAA